One Rissa tridactyla isolate bRisTri1 chromosome 1, bRisTri1.patW.cur.20221130, whole genome shotgun sequence DNA segment encodes these proteins:
- the PSMC2 gene encoding 26S proteasome regulatory subunit 7, translating into MPDYLGADQRKTKEEEKEDKPIRALDEGDIALLKTYGQSTYSRQIKQVEDDIQQLLKKINELTGIKESDTGLAPPALWDLAADKQTLQSEQPLQVARCTKIINADSEDPKYIINVKQFAKFVVDLSDQVAPTDIEEGMRVGVDRNKYQIHIPLPPKIDPTVTMMQVEEKPDVTYSDVGGCKEQIEKLREVVETPLLHPERFVNLGIEPPKGVLLFGPPGTGKTLCARAVANRTDACFIRVIGSELVQKYVGEGARMVRELFEMARTKKACLIFFDEIDAIGGARFDDGAGGDNEVQRTMLELINQLDGFDPRGNIKVLMATNRPDTLDPALMRPGRLDRKIEFSLPDLEGRTHIFKIHARSMSVERDIRFELLARLCPNSTGAEIRSVCTEAGMFAIRARRKIATEKDFLEAVNKVIKSYAKFSATPRYMTYN; encoded by the exons CTTTGGATGAAGGAGATATTGCCTTGCTGAAAACCTAT GGCCAGAGCACGTACTCAAGGCAGATCAAGCAAGTAGAAGATGATATTCAACAACTACTTAAGAAAATCAATGAGCTCACTG GGATCAAGGAATCCGACACTGGCCTGGCTCCTCCTGCCCTTTGGGATCTGGCTGCAGATAAGCAAACTCTCCAAAGTGAGCAGCCGTTGCAAGTTGCGAG GTGTACAAAGATAATCAATGCAGACTCCGAGGATCCCAAGTACATTATCAATGTCAAGCAGTTTGCCAAATTTGTGGTGGATCTCAGTGACCAGGTGGCACCCACTGACATAGAAGAAGGGATGAGAGTTGG GGTGGACAGAAACAAGTATCAAATCCATATCCCCTTGCCTCCAAAGATTGATCCCACAGTCACCATGATGCAA GTAGAAGAAAAACCAGACGTCACTTACAGTGATGTTGGTGGTTGTAAAGAGCAGATTGAGAAGCTGAGAGAGGTGGTTGAAACCCCTCTCCTTCAT CCTGAAAGATTTGTTAACCTTGGGATTGAGCCTCCCAAAGGAGTGCTGTTGTTTGGGCCACCTGGTACAGGCAAAACACTTTGTGCCCGTGCTGTCGCTAACAGGACCGATGCCTGCTTCATCAGAGTAATTGGATCTGAACTGGTGCAGAAGTATGTGGGAGAG ggAGCTCGAATGGTTCGGGAACTCTTTGAGATGGCCAGAACTAAAAAAGCCTGTCTTATATTCTTTGATGAAATCGATGCCATTGGAG GTGCCCGTTTCgatgatggggctgggggtgacaaCGAAGTGCAACGTACGATGCTGGAGCTGATCAACCAGTTGGATGGTTTTGACCCACGAGGCAACATCAAAGTGCTGATGGCTACGAACAGACCCGATACTCTGGATCCAGCCCTGATGAGGCCTGGCAGGTTGGATCGGAAGATAGAGTTCAGCTTGCCGGATCTTGAG GGGCGAACTCACATATTCAAGATCCACGCTCGTTCCATGAGCGTTGAAAGAGACATAAGATTTGAGCTGTTGGCTCGGCTGTGTCCCAATAGCACAG gcGCTGAGATTCGCAGTGTCTGCACGGAGGCCGGCATGTTTGCCATCAGAGCACGTCGAAAAATCGCAACCGAGAAAGACTTCTTGGAAGCAGTGAACAAAGTCATTAAATCGTATGCGAAATTCAGTGCTACCCCCCGCTACATGACCTACAACTAA